CCAATGCGGAGCACCCAGGCCAACAAAAGCGGGAACCATATATACGCCATTGGTGTCAGGCACTTTATTACAGTAGAATTCACTATCAGGTGAAGAATCAACAAGTCGGACTTCATCTCTTAACCATTGAATGGCAGCACCGGCGACAAAGATTGAACCTTCAAGTGCGTAATCCACTTCGCCATCTAAACCCCAGGCAATCGTAGTAACCAAACCGCTGTTTGATTTAACCGGTTTATCACCCGTGTTCATCAGCATAAAGCAACCGGTTCCATAAGTATTTTTAGCCATTCCAGGTTCGAAACAAGCTTGTCCAAAGAGCGCCGCTTGCTGATCACCGGCAGCACCGGCAATCGGAATTTCAGTGCCATAAAGGGTGGTACTTCCATAAACAGCAGAAGAAGGTCTAACTTCAGGTAACATAGAAACAGGAATATCCAGTTCTTTTAACATTTTTTCGTCCCATTTTAGGGTTTTAATATTAAATGCCATCGTTCGAGAAGCATTTGAATAATCAGTTACATGGACTTTACCATCAGTTAATTTCCAGATCAACCAGGTATCAATTGTTCCAAAAGCAAGTTCCCCTTTTTCAGCTCTTTCACGGGCACCAGGGACGTTGTTAAGAATCCAGTTAATTTTTGTTCCGGAAAAATATGCATCGATTACAAGACCGGTGTTTTCACGAACATAATCTTCTAATCCGCGCGCTTTTAATTCGTCACAGAAAGCAGCGGTACGACGGCATTGCCAGACAATGGCATTATAAATAGGTTCGCCTGTTTTTCTGTCCCAAACGACAGTTGTTTCACGTTGGTTTGTGATACCGATTGCCGCAATATCTTCAGCTGTAGCACCAATTTTTGACATAGCTTCGGTAACAACACCACTTTGGGTAGCCCAAATTTCCATGGCGTCATGCTCAACCCAACCGGCTTTAGGATAAATTTGAGTAAATTCTTTTTGTGCAACACTGACGATTTCGCTGTCATGGTTAAATAAAATCGCTCTTGAACTCGTGGTTCCTGCATCCAGTGATAAGATATACTTTTTCATAAGTATAACCCCCTATTTATTTTATTATTTATTTAATTATGCTTGATAAAACATAATGAAACCATAGAAAAGGAAAGAAAACAAACAAAAAAAGCACATACTAACAGATTTACATATTCTCTTAATGTAAAAACGAAAGTACGGCCCTCCATAACTCCTGCCAATA
This is a stretch of genomic DNA from Acetobacterium woodii DSM 1030. It encodes these proteins:
- the glpK gene encoding glycerol kinase GlpK, which gives rise to MKKYILSLDAGTTSSRAILFNHDSEIVSVAQKEFTQIYPKAGWVEHDAMEIWATQSGVVTEAMSKIGATAEDIAAIGITNQRETTVVWDRKTGEPIYNAIVWQCRRTAAFCDELKARGLEDYVRENTGLVIDAYFSGTKINWILNNVPGARERAEKGELAFGTIDTWLIWKLTDGKVHVTDYSNASRTMAFNIKTLKWDEKMLKELDIPVSMLPEVRPSSAVYGSTTLYGTEIPIAGAAGDQQAALFGQACFEPGMAKNTYGTGCFMLMNTGDKPVKSNSGLVTTIAWGLDGEVDYALEGSIFVAGAAIQWLRDEVRLVDSSPDSEFYCNKVPDTNGVYMVPAFVGLGAPHWDMYARGAILGLTRGANKSHLIRATVESLAYQTKDVLDAMEKDSNIKLAALKVDGGACANDFLMQFQADILGVPVDRPSIVETTAMGAAYLAGLAVKFWDGKADVTAAWKLDRTFQPAMDADVRAKLYAGWLKAVECSKGWEDVE